Proteins from one Tsuneonella aeria genomic window:
- a CDS encoding ATPase — protein MGQFALPLSVRRADDPGRVVVGNANRAAVDALGEPAAWPYGTAILAGPPRSGKSLLGRWVEGQGGADVLDRADTLDETELFHRWNRTQETGRPLLLIAADPWTIRLPDLRSRLGAALHLAIGVPDDDMVAALIAAHAEARALALGDGALTYLVPRLERSFAGIEAVVATIDRLSLERKTPPTQSVWRDALDAVQGLEQPRLL, from the coding sequence ATGGGCCAGTTCGCCCTGCCGCTGTCGGTGCGGCGGGCCGATGACCCGGGCCGCGTCGTGGTCGGCAACGCCAATCGCGCCGCGGTCGACGCGCTGGGCGAACCGGCCGCCTGGCCATATGGCACGGCAATCCTCGCCGGCCCGCCGCGCAGTGGGAAGAGCCTGCTGGGGCGCTGGGTCGAAGGGCAGGGGGGTGCCGATGTGCTCGACCGGGCGGACACGCTGGACGAGACCGAGCTGTTTCATCGCTGGAACCGCACGCAGGAAACCGGCCGTCCGCTGCTGCTGATCGCCGCCGACCCGTGGACGATCCGCCTTCCCGACCTGCGCAGCCGCCTGGGCGCCGCGCTCCACCTGGCGATCGGGGTGCCGGATGACGACATGGTCGCCGCGCTGATCGCGGCCCATGCCGAAGCGCGCGCCCTTGCGCTGGGCGACGGGGCGCTTACCTACCTGGTTCCGCGGCTGGAACGCAGCTTTGCCGGGATCGAGGCGGTGGTCGCGACGATCGACAGGCTGAGCCTGGAGCGCAAGACCCCACCGACCCAGTCGGTCTGGCGCGACGCACTCGACGCGGTGCAGGGCCTGGAGCAGCCGCGCTTGCTTTGA
- a CDS encoding heavy-metal-associated domain-containing protein, translating to MMAFTHLSRNPRRATVAAGLALAGAALAALGANAIWAQIAGDRGIAAVAASGDIHVRGVEVDVTGKDAADARDKGWQEAMRLAWKKIGGPSIPDGQLFGLVSSVVVESEQLGPTRYVARLGVVFDRARAGGLLGRGEAIAHSAPMLLVPVTYSGGTQTVYERRNPWQRAWAEYQPGASRIDYVRPSGSGGDSLLLTAGQVNRRSRTWWRNVLDQFGASDVLVAIARLEHQYPGGPVRGEFTARHGPDNTYLASFTLTAPSQEALPEMLDQAVQRFNAIYEQALADGKLAPDPTLALGEPQIDPAIQQMIELGRLAGQRDRAAEAAARRAREAEKPAEAEPANDPETTSVVNTYAVEFLTPDAASFDDALAGARGAVGVRSATPTSTAVGGTSVMTIAFGGTLSELATALRARGFTVRQTSNSLVISR from the coding sequence ATGATGGCTTTCACCCACCTTTCGCGCAATCCGCGCCGCGCCACCGTGGCAGCCGGGCTGGCGCTTGCCGGGGCGGCGCTGGCCGCTTTGGGTGCCAACGCGATCTGGGCGCAGATCGCCGGCGATCGCGGCATCGCGGCCGTGGCCGCGTCCGGCGACATCCACGTGCGCGGGGTGGAGGTGGACGTTACCGGCAAGGATGCGGCGGACGCGCGCGACAAGGGCTGGCAGGAAGCCATGCGCCTGGCGTGGAAGAAGATCGGCGGCCCATCGATCCCCGATGGCCAGTTGTTCGGCCTGGTATCCTCCGTGGTGGTCGAATCGGAACAGCTGGGCCCGACACGCTACGTGGCGCGTCTCGGCGTCGTGTTCGACCGGGCGCGCGCGGGCGGCCTGCTGGGCCGGGGGGAGGCGATCGCGCATTCGGCCCCGATGCTCCTGGTGCCCGTGACCTATTCCGGCGGCACGCAGACGGTCTATGAACGGCGCAACCCGTGGCAGCGCGCCTGGGCCGAATACCAGCCGGGGGCGAGCCGGATCGATTACGTTCGCCCATCGGGTTCGGGCGGCGATTCGCTCCTGCTGACGGCGGGGCAGGTCAACCGCCGCAGCCGCACATGGTGGCGCAACGTGCTCGACCAGTTCGGCGCGTCGGACGTGCTCGTCGCGATCGCGCGGCTGGAACATCAGTATCCGGGCGGCCCCGTCCGGGGCGAGTTCACCGCGCGCCATGGGCCGGACAACACCTATCTTGCCAGCTTCACGCTGACCGCCCCCAGCCAGGAAGCCTTGCCCGAAATGCTCGACCAGGCGGTCCAGCGCTTCAACGCCATCTACGAACAGGCGCTCGCCGACGGGAAGCTGGCGCCCGATCCGACCCTGGCGCTGGGTGAGCCCCAGATCGACCCGGCGATCCAGCAGATGATCGAGCTGGGACGGCTCGCGGGCCAGCGGGATCGCGCAGCCGAGGCCGCGGCGCGCCGTGCGCGCGAGGCGGAGAAACCGGCGGAGGCGGAACCCGCCAACGATCCGGAGACGACTTCGGTCGTCAACACCTACGCCGTCGAGTTCCTGACGCCCGACGCCGCATCGTTCGACGATGCGCTGGCGGGCGCGCGGGGCGCGGTCGGCGTGCGATCGGCCACGCCGACCAGCACCGCGGTGGGGGGCACGTCGGTCATGACGATCGCATTCGGCGGCACGCTTTCCGAGCTTGCGACGGCACTTCGCGCGCGGGGCTTCACCGTGCGGCAGACCAGCAACTCGCTCGTCATCAGCCGGTGA
- the purM gene encoding phosphoribosylformylglycinamidine cyclo-ligase, with protein MRKGMGMAENRPPRAYTYQSAGVSIDAGNALVKAIGPLAKSTARPGATSELGGFGGFFDPRAAGYVDPILVAANDGVGTKLKLAIDHDRHDTVGIDLVAMCVNDLIVQGAEPLFFLDYFATGKLENGIAERVIAGIADGCRQAGCALIGGETAEMPGMYAAGDYDLAGFCVGAVERGEQLAGDKVAPGHVLLGLASTGVHSNGYSLVRRLAEDREWRMDRPALFDPDVRLIDTLIAPTRIYVASLLPLVRAGKIDALAHITGGGLLENIPRVLPDGAHAVVDVDAWEQPRLMAFLQAQGAMEPAEMARTFNCGIGMVLAVTPDLAREVAADLEANGETVYRIGEVIDGPRGCTVRGSADAWSAREAWEARHLA; from the coding sequence ATGCGTAAGGGCATGGGCATGGCCGAAAACCGCCCGCCCCGCGCGTACACCTATCAATCCGCCGGCGTCTCGATCGACGCGGGCAACGCGCTTGTCAAAGCGATTGGCCCGCTCGCAAAATCCACCGCGCGTCCGGGGGCGACCAGCGAACTCGGCGGCTTCGGCGGTTTCTTCGATCCGCGCGCCGCGGGCTATGTGGACCCGATCCTGGTCGCCGCGAACGACGGCGTGGGCACCAAGCTGAAGCTGGCGATCGACCATGACCGGCACGATACCGTCGGCATTGATCTGGTCGCGATGTGCGTCAACGACCTGATCGTCCAGGGTGCCGAACCGCTTTTCTTCCTCGACTACTTCGCCACCGGCAAGCTGGAGAACGGGATCGCCGAACGCGTGATTGCCGGGATCGCCGATGGCTGCCGGCAGGCGGGCTGCGCGCTGATCGGCGGCGAAACGGCCGAAATGCCGGGCATGTATGCGGCGGGCGATTACGACCTTGCCGGTTTCTGCGTCGGTGCGGTCGAGCGGGGGGAGCAGCTTGCGGGCGACAAGGTGGCGCCCGGCCATGTGCTGCTGGGCCTTGCCAGCACCGGGGTCCATTCCAACGGTTATTCGCTGGTGCGCCGTCTTGCGGAAGATCGCGAATGGCGGATGGACCGGCCCGCCCTGTTCGATCCCGATGTCCGCCTGATCGATACCTTGATCGCGCCGACGCGCATCTATGTCGCATCCCTCCTGCCGCTGGTGCGCGCGGGCAAGATCGACGCGCTGGCCCATATCACCGGCGGCGGCCTGCTGGAAAACATCCCGCGCGTCCTGCCGGACGGCGCGCACGCGGTGGTCGATGTCGATGCCTGGGAACAGCCCCGCCTGATGGCGTTCCTGCAGGCCCAGGGCGCGATGGAACCCGCCGAGATGGCGCGTACGTTCAACTGCGGCATCGGCATGGTGCTGGCCGTCACCCCCGATCTTGCGCGCGAGGTCGCCGCCGATCTCGAGGCGAACGGCGAGACGGTCTATCGCATCGGCGAGGTTATCGACGGGCCGCGGGGTTGCACCGTGCGGGGATCGGCCGATGCCTGGTCCGCGCGCGAAGCATGGGAAGCGCGCCATCTTGCGTGA
- the purN gene encoding phosphoribosylglycinamide formyltransferase, with product MPGPRAKHGKRAILREKARVAVLISGSGTNMAALLYASRLPDAPYRIVLVASNDPSAAGLAIAEAEGVPVFAQAHRGMERAAHDAAMDAAIRASGAEYVALAGYMRVIGPAFVSAWAGRMLNIHPSLLPKYRGLATHQAAIDAGDRVAGCSVHLVTDELDAGEVLGQAQVAVLPGDTAGTLADRVRIAEHQLYPRVLADYVSRPFDADWLVAQVRERALALPQAEETVSHGMPCFGIVKGKKFGWVSLDHHGDGRTALLARISGLDEQAHLIESDPMRYYRPPYFGDEWIGIRLDLGDTDWEAIDGWLQRSWRSVAPKRLTTLIDAADQF from the coding sequence ATGCCTGGTCCGCGCGCGAAGCATGGGAAGCGCGCCATCTTGCGTGAGAAGGCGCGGGTCGCCGTGCTCATTTCGGGCAGCGGCACGAACATGGCCGCGCTGCTCTATGCCAGCAGGCTGCCCGATGCGCCGTACCGGATCGTGCTGGTGGCCAGCAACGATCCGTCCGCCGCAGGCCTCGCCATCGCCGAAGCGGAAGGCGTGCCGGTGTTCGCCCAGGCGCACCGCGGGATGGAACGGGCGGCCCACGATGCCGCGATGGACGCGGCCATCCGTGCCAGCGGGGCCGAATACGTCGCGCTGGCCGGCTACATGCGCGTGATCGGCCCGGCGTTCGTCTCGGCGTGGGCGGGGCGGATGCTGAACATCCACCCGTCGCTCCTGCCAAAGTATCGCGGCCTCGCGACGCACCAGGCGGCAATCGACGCGGGCGACCGGGTGGCCGGATGCAGCGTCCACCTCGTCACCGACGAACTGGACGCGGGCGAGGTGCTCGGCCAGGCGCAGGTCGCCGTCCTGCCGGGGGATACGGCAGGGACGCTGGCGGACCGCGTGCGCATCGCCGAACACCAGCTCTATCCACGGGTTCTTGCGGATTACGTCTCCCGCCCGTTCGACGCCGACTGGCTCGTCGCACAGGTGCGGGAACGGGCCCTCGCCCTCCCCCAGGCGGAAGAAACGGTCAGCCACGGGATGCCCTGTTTCGGGATCGTGAAGGGCAAGAAATTCGGCTGGGTCTCGCTCGACCACCACGGCGACGGGCGCACCGCCCTGCTGGCGCGGATAAGCGGCCTCGACGAACAGGCGCACCTGATCGAAAGCGATCCCATGCGCTATTATCGCCCGCCCTATTTCGGGGACGAGTGGATCGGCATCCGCCTCGATCTCGGCGATACCGACTGGGAGGCGATCGACGGCTGGCTGCAGCGGAGCTGGCGTTCGGTCGCGCCCAAGCGGCTCACCACACTGATCGACGCCGCCGACCAGTTCTGA
- a CDS encoding YybH family protein has product MLWGRGRRCKALAARFVAAVNAHDLDAFAGLITDDFTYIDSLREGVVGHAAALEAARTLFDKDPGIFVEVESVSFSDPYVLMRGWAHSADPEFGRRRAAWRARCEDGALAEWQSWAEGGPPHMSRTYAPDAAVDLSSRAASKPA; this is encoded by the coding sequence ATGCTTTGGGGTCGAGGCAGAAGGTGCAAGGCGCTCGCCGCGCGATTCGTCGCGGCCGTGAACGCGCACGATCTCGACGCATTCGCCGGGCTCATTACCGACGATTTCACCTATATCGATAGCTTGCGCGAAGGCGTCGTCGGGCATGCCGCCGCGCTGGAGGCTGCCCGGACGTTGTTCGACAAGGATCCCGGCATCTTCGTCGAGGTGGAATCGGTCAGCTTCAGCGATCCTTATGTCCTGATGCGGGGCTGGGCGCACAGCGCGGATCCCGAGTTCGGGCGTCGCCGGGCGGCCTGGCGCGCCCGATGCGAGGACGGCGCGCTGGCCGAATGGCAATCGTGGGCGGAAGGCGGCCCCCCGCACATGAGCCGGACATACGCGCCCGACGCGGCGGTGGACCTTTCGTCGCGCGCCGCCAGCAAACCGGCCTGA
- the ndk gene encoding nucleoside-diphosphate kinase: MAVTRTFSIIKPDATRRNLTGAVTKMLEDAGLRVVASKRVRLSREQAEGFYAVHKERPFFGELCDFMTSGPVVVQVLEGEDAVKRNRDVMGATNPADADEGTIRKTYAEGIEANSVHGSDSDENAKIEIDYFFKPEEIVG; this comes from the coding sequence ATGGCGGTCACCCGCACCTTTTCCATCATCAAGCCCGACGCCACCCGCCGCAACCTCACCGGCGCGGTCACCAAGATGCTGGAGGATGCCGGCCTGCGCGTCGTCGCGTCAAAGCGGGTCCGGCTCAGCCGCGAACAGGCGGAAGGCTTCTATGCCGTGCACAAGGAACGCCCCTTCTTCGGCGAACTGTGCGATTTCATGACCAGCGGCCCGGTGGTCGTGCAGGTCCTGGAAGGCGAAGACGCGGTGAAGCGCAACCGCGACGTCATGGGCGCGACGAACCCGGCCGACGCCGACGAAGGCACGATCCGCAAGACCTATGCCGAAGGGATCGAGGCCAATTCGGTCCATGGGTCCGATTCTGATGAAAATGCCAAGATCGAAATCGATTATTTCTTCAAGCCGGAAGAAATCGTCGGCTAA
- a CDS encoding DNA polymerase III subunit chi — MNLDFWQFSEGPIPRIVALIAERVVGTGDRLLVTDADDARRGAISAALWEAKPDAFLANGEAAAPHAARQPILLSAHCDPANGARVLVLADGKWRDGAAGFDRTILLFGEDGAPDARAVWRQFDGRADVERGYFAQESGKWVRKA, encoded by the coding sequence ATGAACCTGGACTTCTGGCAGTTCTCCGAAGGCCCCATCCCCCGGATCGTGGCCCTGATCGCCGAACGCGTGGTCGGAACCGGCGATCGATTGTTGGTGACCGATGCCGATGATGCGCGCCGCGGCGCCATTTCGGCGGCGCTGTGGGAGGCGAAGCCGGATGCCTTCCTTGCCAATGGCGAGGCGGCCGCCCCTCATGCCGCGCGCCAGCCGATCCTGCTGTCGGCGCATTGCGATCCGGCGAATGGCGCGCGAGTCCTGGTGCTGGCGGACGGGAAGTGGCGCGACGGGGCCGCGGGCTTCGATCGCACCATACTGTTGTTCGGCGAAGACGGCGCGCCCGATGCCCGGGCTGTCTGGCGGCAGTTCGACGGGCGTGCCGATGTGGAGCGCGGCTACTTCGCGCAGGAATCGGGCAAATGGGTCAGGAAAGCGTGA
- a CDS encoding leucyl aminopeptidase — MKVEFATAVPAGTPIVARVVNLDTLPSDIDRAMAEGARAARFKARPGQVFDGFAERDGAVIRVALAGAGEPENEARIANLEKAGGALAAKFACSGAESIALAADGLSAEEISAVAMGLRLRAWRYDIYRTRMKDEQKITLKRVIIVGAGEGAEAAWADAEALAEGIELTRELVTEPANIIYPASFVDRVRPLYEAAGLEVTVLGVEEMAALGMGALLGVGQGSEQPARLLAVKWNGGAAGERPTAFVGKGVTFDTGGISLKPGPGMGDMKWDMGGAGAVAGAMLAIARRKAKANVVAVMGLVENMPDGKAMRPGDVITTMSGQTVEVLNTDAEGRLVLCDALTWVQKEHDPVAIVDFATLTGAMIISLGFEHGGLFANDDTLADALLQAGKTSGDKLWRMPLGPAYDKLIDSPIADMQNIGPREGGSITAAQFLQRFIDKDRPWAHCDIAGMVWATKPGATWDKGATGYGVRLIDRYVREVLEG; from the coding sequence ATGAAGGTCGAATTCGCCACCGCCGTCCCTGCCGGCACCCCGATCGTCGCCCGCGTCGTCAATCTGGACACGCTTCCGTCCGACATCGATCGCGCCATGGCCGAAGGTGCCAGGGCCGCGCGCTTCAAGGCCCGGCCGGGCCAGGTGTTCGACGGGTTTGCCGAGCGTGATGGCGCGGTGATCCGCGTGGCGCTGGCAGGCGCGGGCGAGCCGGAAAACGAAGCCCGCATCGCCAACCTGGAGAAGGCGGGCGGCGCACTGGCGGCGAAATTCGCCTGTTCCGGCGCGGAATCGATCGCGCTCGCGGCAGACGGCTTGAGCGCCGAGGAGATTTCGGCGGTCGCGATGGGGCTGCGGCTGCGCGCGTGGCGATATGACATCTACCGCACCCGGATGAAGGACGAACAGAAGATCACGCTGAAGCGCGTGATTATCGTCGGCGCGGGCGAAGGAGCGGAAGCGGCGTGGGCTGACGCGGAGGCGCTGGCCGAGGGTATCGAACTGACCCGTGAACTGGTCACGGAGCCGGCGAACATCATCTACCCGGCGTCCTTCGTGGACCGCGTCCGGCCACTGTACGAAGCGGCCGGGCTGGAAGTGACCGTGCTCGGCGTCGAGGAGATGGCGGCCCTGGGCATGGGCGCGCTGCTGGGCGTCGGCCAGGGGTCCGAACAGCCGGCGCGCCTGCTCGCGGTGAAGTGGAACGGCGGCGCCGCGGGCGAGCGGCCGACCGCTTTCGTCGGCAAGGGCGTCACATTCGATACCGGGGGTATCAGCCTCAAGCCAGGGCCGGGCATGGGCGACATGAAGTGGGACATGGGCGGCGCGGGGGCTGTTGCCGGCGCGATGCTCGCCATTGCCCGCCGCAAGGCCAAGGCGAATGTCGTCGCGGTGATGGGCCTTGTCGAGAACATGCCCGACGGGAAGGCGATGCGCCCGGGTGACGTGATCACAACCATGAGCGGCCAGACCGTCGAGGTCCTCAACACAGACGCTGAGGGGCGGCTGGTGCTGTGCGACGCGCTGACCTGGGTGCAGAAGGAGCACGACCCCGTCGCCATTGTCGATTTCGCGACGCTGACGGGCGCGATGATCATCAGCCTGGGCTTCGAGCACGGCGGCCTGTTCGCCAACGACGATACCCTGGCGGACGCATTGCTCCAGGCGGGCAAGACATCGGGCGACAAGCTGTGGCGCATGCCGCTGGGCCCGGCGTACGACAAGCTGATCGATTCGCCGATTGCCGACATGCAGAACATCGGTCCGCGCGAAGGCGGATCGATCACGGCGGCGCAGTTCCTGCAGCGGTTCATCGACAAGGATCGGCCGTGGGCGCACTGCGATATTGCCGGCATGGTGTGGGCGACGAAGCCGGGCGCGACGTGGGACAAGGGGGCCACGGGCTACGGCGTGCGGCTGATCGACCGCTACGTCCGCGAGGTCCTGGAGGGCTGA
- a CDS encoding LPS-assembly protein LptD, with the protein MLPARTGSQQARARRLPEWAASALAIALSLTAVNAAAQDGAAPGMATPERPQGDTPEGEPADRPAIPPLQAETTPAPREDDRRVDFEAATVAYDQNSDAVTATGDVVLRSEDRSVRADTVTWNRTTGEIVASGNVRFVDEDGNQLYTSRIELTDEFEAGAMEDLLLALREGGRLAAVSGSRLADGTVELATAAYTGCDVVTAEGCPKDPSWRITADRVIYSPSDKTVRFRGAYLELFGARLLPLPGLVVRTDGRPSSGFLVPEVQFSRNNGFEISGSYFLKMAPNKDLTLSAYAFTEAPPMASAQWRHLTDQGAYQITGYATVSRRLDQVGVSAVGEDEFRGYLFANGRFQFDPNWSTNFSVRRATDRTFLRRYDISRDDRLRSMVEVERIDGDSYLAIAGYATQTLRIGVPQGQVPIALPLIDYRKRIDAPLVGGKLELIANTLAIHRRDGQDTQRAFLGGKWDFRRVTAWGQMLTLTALLRGDVYHSDENGLTATAIYRGNPGWQTRGVAIAAADMEWPFVGALFGGTQVLTPRVQLVVSPPIRNLAVPNEDARAIDLEDSNLFALNRFPGHDRVEDRPRVTYGFDWQLNLPDWRIDTTIGQSYRLSNRESILPDGTGLSERLSDFVGRTQVRFRDFVKFTHRFRLDKDGLAVRRNELDATVGSSRTYAEVGYLRLNRDISPLIEDLRDREELRFAGRVAFANYWSVFGSGVFNLTDRFEDPTLNSDGFDPVRTRLGVAYQDDCLELGLTWRRDFVDQGDARRGNAFQLYFALNNLGFRR; encoded by the coding sequence ATGCTCCCCGCCCGTACCGGATCGCAGCAAGCCAGGGCGCGTCGCTTGCCCGAATGGGCTGCAAGCGCGTTGGCCATCGCCCTGTCCCTCACCGCCGTGAATGCCGCCGCGCAGGATGGCGCCGCGCCAGGCATGGCCACGCCAGAGAGGCCGCAAGGCGATACGCCGGAAGGGGAACCGGCAGACCGGCCCGCTATCCCGCCGCTCCAAGCTGAGACGACGCCTGCCCCACGAGAGGACGATCGCCGGGTCGACTTTGAAGCGGCGACTGTCGCGTACGACCAGAATTCCGATGCCGTCACGGCGACTGGCGACGTCGTACTGCGAAGCGAAGATCGGTCGGTCCGGGCCGACACAGTGACCTGGAATCGCACGACGGGGGAGATCGTCGCCAGCGGCAATGTTCGCTTCGTCGACGAGGACGGCAACCAGCTCTACACCAGCCGCATCGAACTGACCGACGAGTTCGAGGCTGGCGCGATGGAGGATCTGCTCCTGGCCCTGCGCGAAGGGGGCCGCCTCGCCGCCGTCAGCGGATCCCGCCTGGCCGACGGCACGGTGGAACTTGCCACCGCCGCGTACACCGGGTGTGATGTCGTCACCGCTGAAGGCTGCCCGAAGGACCCGAGCTGGCGCATCACCGCCGACCGCGTGATCTATTCGCCTTCGGACAAGACCGTCCGGTTCCGCGGCGCGTATCTCGAGCTGTTCGGGGCGCGGCTTCTCCCGCTTCCTGGCCTGGTCGTCCGGACGGACGGGCGGCCCAGCTCCGGGTTTCTCGTCCCCGAGGTCCAGTTCTCACGGAACAACGGGTTCGAGATCAGCGGCAGCTACTTCCTCAAGATGGCGCCCAACAAGGATCTCACGCTCAGCGCCTACGCCTTTACCGAGGCACCGCCGATGGCGAGTGCCCAGTGGCGGCATCTTACAGACCAGGGCGCTTACCAGATAACGGGATACGCGACGGTGAGCCGGCGGCTGGACCAGGTCGGCGTGAGTGCGGTGGGCGAGGACGAGTTCCGCGGGTACCTGTTCGCCAACGGCCGGTTCCAGTTCGATCCCAACTGGAGCACGAATTTCTCCGTCCGCCGCGCGACGGATCGCACGTTCCTGCGCCGATACGACATCAGTCGGGACGACCGCTTGCGCTCGATGGTCGAGGTTGAGCGCATCGACGGCGATTCCTACCTGGCGATCGCGGGCTATGCGACGCAGACGCTGCGGATCGGCGTGCCGCAGGGCCAGGTGCCGATCGCCCTGCCGCTGATCGACTATCGCAAACGAATCGATGCGCCGCTTGTCGGCGGGAAGCTTGAACTGATCGCCAACACGCTCGCGATCCATCGACGGGACGGGCAGGATACGCAGCGCGCGTTCCTGGGCGGCAAGTGGGACTTCCGGCGCGTCACCGCCTGGGGCCAGATGCTGACGCTCACGGCGCTGCTGCGCGGCGATGTCTATCACTCCGACGAAAACGGCCTGACTGCGACGGCGATCTATCGCGGCAATCCCGGCTGGCAGACGCGCGGAGTCGCGATTGCCGCCGCAGACATGGAATGGCCCTTCGTGGGTGCGCTGTTCGGCGGGACACAGGTGCTGACCCCGCGCGTACAGCTGGTGGTCAGCCCGCCGATCCGCAACCTTGCCGTTCCCAACGAAGACGCGCGGGCGATCGACCTTGAGGATTCGAACCTGTTCGCCCTCAATCGCTTCCCGGGACACGACCGGGTGGAGGATCGGCCCCGGGTAACATACGGCTTCGACTGGCAGCTGAACCTGCCGGACTGGCGCATCGACACGACAATCGGGCAATCCTACCGGCTGAGCAATCGCGAGAGCATCCTGCCCGACGGCACCGGATTGAGCGAGCGGCTGTCGGACTTTGTCGGCCGTACGCAGGTGCGCTTCCGCGACTTCGTGAAGTTCACCCACCGCTTCCGCCTCGACAAGGACGGGCTCGCAGTAAGGCGCAACGAGCTCGACGCGACGGTCGGTTCCAGCCGCACATATGCGGAAGTCGGCTACCTCCGCCTCAATCGGGATATCTCCCCACTTATCGAGGATTTGCGTGACCGCGAGGAACTGCGTTTCGCGGGGCGGGTGGCGTTTGCGAATTACTGGTCCGTCTTCGGTTCAGGCGTGTTCAACCTGACCGACCGGTTCGAGGATCCCACGTTGAACTCCGACGGATTCGATCCGGTTCGCACCCGACTTGGCGTCGCGTATCAGGACGATTGCCTCGAGCTGGGCCTCACGTGGCGCCGCGATTTCGTGGACCAAGGGGACGCGCGCCGGGGCAATGCGTTCCAGTTGTATTTCGCCCTCAACAACCTCGGCTTTCGGCGCTAG
- a CDS encoding peptidylprolyl isomerase, with protein sequence MIHRTLSNWLCGAAAMAVVASPIAAQTAAQPADPAAQATTPSITGALDIPADVAILGKNDPNSRKPTAVVNGQIVTGTDVDQRVALIVAASRSEIEPAELQRLRMQVLRNLIDESLQIQEARAQQIEVSQAEVDQTYARVAAQNFGQNVEAMDAYLTRIGSSSNSLKRQILGELSWQRLLRRNVAPFVNVSAEEVNEMLQRLEASRGTEEYRLGEIWLSATPENAAQVEANINQIIEQLRGGGSFLGYARQYSQSSTAAAGGDLGFVRLEMLPSELAVAARQMQPGQLVGPIANSGGYSILYLIDKRAVLTSDARDAVLSLKQISLKFEPGITESQAQAKLATFTTTVQAMKGCGDADNRAQAIGAEVVSNDGIVLRSLPEQLQPLLMELQVGQTTPPFGSARDGVSVLMLCGRDDPQATGAPDFDDLMSQLEDDRVNKRAQRYMRDLRNDAVIEYN encoded by the coding sequence GTGATTCATAGGACTCTTTCGAACTGGCTGTGCGGCGCTGCCGCGATGGCGGTGGTCGCTTCGCCGATCGCCGCGCAGACCGCGGCCCAGCCGGCCGATCCCGCCGCCCAGGCCACGACCCCCAGCATCACAGGCGCGCTGGATATCCCGGCAGACGTCGCGATCCTGGGCAAGAACGATCCGAACAGCCGCAAGCCCACCGCGGTCGTCAACGGCCAGATCGTCACCGGCACCGATGTCGATCAGCGCGTTGCGCTGATCGTCGCTGCCTCCCGCAGCGAAATCGAACCGGCGGAGCTTCAGCGGCTGCGCATGCAGGTCCTGCGCAACCTCATCGACGAATCGCTGCAAATCCAGGAAGCGCGCGCGCAGCAGATCGAGGTTTCGCAGGCCGAGGTCGATCAGACGTACGCCCGGGTCGCTGCGCAGAACTTCGGGCAGAACGTCGAAGCGATGGATGCCTACCTCACCCGGATCGGCTCGTCCTCCAACTCGCTCAAGCGGCAGATCCTTGGCGAACTGTCGTGGCAGCGCCTGCTCCGCCGCAACGTCGCACCGTTCGTCAACGTTTCGGCCGAAGAAGTGAACGAGATGCTCCAACGGCTCGAGGCGAGCCGTGGGACCGAGGAATATCGCCTGGGGGAAATCTGGCTGTCGGCGACACCCGAAAACGCCGCCCAGGTCGAAGCCAACATCAACCAGATCATCGAACAACTGCGCGGCGGCGGCAGCTTCCTCGGCTACGCCCGCCAGTATTCCCAATCCTCGACTGCTGCGGCCGGGGGCGACCTTGGCTTCGTGCGGCTTGAAATGCTGCCGAGCGAATTGGCAGTCGCGGCGCGGCAGATGCAGCCCGGCCAGCTTGTCGGGCCGATTGCCAACTCCGGCGGCTATTCGATCCTCTATCTCATCGACAAGCGGGCCGTGCTGACTTCGGACGCGCGTGATGCGGTCCTCAGCCTCAAGCAGATTTCGCTGAAGTTCGAGCCCGGCATCACGGAATCGCAGGCCCAGGCGAAACTCGCCACGTTCACCACCACGGTGCAAGCGATGAAAGGCTGCGGCGACGCCGATAATCGCGCGCAGGCGATCGGTGCCGAAGTTGTTTCCAACGATGGCATTGTCCTCCGCAGCCTGCCCGAGCAGTTGCAGCCCTTGCTGATGGAGCTGCAGGTCGGACAGACGACGCCCCCGTTCGGTTCGGCCCGCGATGGCGTAAGCGTGCTGATGCTGTGCGGCCGTGACGATCCGCAGGCCACGGGCGCGCCCGATTTCGATGACCTGATGTCGCAGCTTGAGGACGATCGGGTGAACAAGCGCGCCCAGCGTTACATGCGCGACCTGCGCAACGACGCGGTGATCGAATACAACTGA